The window ATCCTAAGCTTGATCAACTGCGCAGTGCACGAGTTCAGCTTCCTCACACGGCTCGATTAGCTAATACTATCGATCTGGATCCCCCGGGAATTCTGATTGTACGAGGGCCACGACAGACGGGCAAGTCCACTTTTCTTCGGCAATTTGCAGCAAAATCCCTTGCTCAAGGCGCCCAACCAGACAAGCTCGCCATTTTTGATGCTGAGAGAAGTGATTCCTGGCAGGATCTTCTCTTCGAACTTGAATCTTTTCTCAAGCCACGTTTGAACGGTACCATAGTGCTTGTCGATGAGGTTACCTCGGTTAGGCAATGGTGGAAAGCACTCAAAATTCTTGCTGACGATGGTCTTGCGAGAAATGCACTTTTTGTTTGTACGGGATCCAACGCCATGGATCTGGCCAAGGGAGCGGATCTACTTCCCGGAAGGCGAGGAAAAAGGCATCCTGTAGATTATGAGCTTCTTCCTGTGCGATACTATGATGTTGCTCGTGAATTGAAATTAGATGAATTTCTGCTCACGGGTGGTATGCCGTGGGCTATTGGAGAATATCTTGAGCACGGCTATATACCATCATTCGTATATGCCCTCTATAGCGCTTGGATAGAAGGTGCATTTATCCGAAGTGGTCACACACGATCGGACATTTCTCCTTTACTACATTATTTGGCTAAGAGGACGGGATCACCTACAAGCGTTATATCAATGGCTCGCGACTGCGGTATCGGATCAAATTCCACAGCTGAGGCGCTGCTCACGGTTTTAGAAAGCAATTACATAACCCTTGCATCACATTGGAGTGAGCCCGGTTCTTCCGTCAGCGCTCCCCGAAAGAATAGGAAGTTCTTTCCTGCGGATCCATTCATCTTTCATTTATTTAATGATTTCGGCAAAGGGTGGGATCAGACCTGGCAGCTAAGTTCACAAGCTCTTGCTGATCCAGTCATTAAAAGTGCTCTTGTTGAAGCACTTGTTGCATCAGAACTTCGGCATTTCAATACAATGACACCGCTAAGGTATTTCCTTGGAAAAAAAGAAATCGATTTTATTGGCAATGAGTTTATAGAGGTAAAATATCAGCGAACAGTCAGCATTCAGGAGTTCTTTTGGGTT is drawn from Chitinivibrionales bacterium and contains these coding sequences:
- a CDS encoding AAA family ATPase gives rise to the protein MILQPWLVNNRWEQDDPKLDQLRSARVQLPHTARLANTIDLDPPGILIVRGPRQTGKSTFLRQFAAKSLAQGAQPDKLAIFDAERSDSWQDLLFELESFLKPRLNGTIVLVDEVTSVRQWWKALKILADDGLARNALFVCTGSNAMDLAKGADLLPGRRGKRHPVDYELLPVRYYDVARELKLDEFLLTGGMPWAIGEYLEHGYIPSFVYALYSAWIEGAFIRSGHTRSDISPLLHYLAKRTGSPTSVISMARDCGIGSNSTAEALLTVLESNYITLASHWSEPGSSVSAPRKNRKFFPADPFIFHLFNDFGKGWDQTWQLSSQALADPVIKSALVEALVASELRHFNTMTPLRYFLGKKEIDFIGNEFIEVKYQRTVSIQEFFWVKKIIPPKAVFTVITQQTRSRDENIRLIPLEDWLLEKG